AAAAAAGATGATGACTCGTAAGCGCGCAATGCGGCGATGCTCGTTGTAAGTATAGCCGGTTGGCTATTGGATGTTGTTGAAAGCTCCTCTTGAGGGCCTTCGAAACATAATTTCTTAATATCGACTTTTAGGATTGAGTTAGCTTTTTCGAATACTTCTTTTGCGGCGGGAAAATTATCGTATAAATCCTTACCCATCCCGACAGATTGCGCGCCCTGGCCCGGAAAGATATAGGCTACTTCGACCATTCTATTACCATCGCTCCCCACGTTAAGCCGCCGCCGAAAGCATCGAGAACTATCTTATCGCCCTTCTTTATAAGGCCTTTCTTTTCCGCTTCGGCCAACGCAACGGCACTCGAGGCCGCCGACATGTTGCCGTATCTTTCCAAGTTCAGGTATATCTGATTGCTCTTAAGTCCCATCCTCTTTGCCGCGGCGTTTAATATCCTGGCATTAGCCTGATGCGGTATTACAAGTTTTATGTCTTCGGCTTTTAGGCCAAGCGGAGTTGTCGCGCCAAGCGCCGCGTCGGCCATTATCTTTACCGCGTGCTTAAATAGCTCTGAACCGTTCATCTTTATGAAGTGTAAGCCTCCTTCTACCGTCTCTTTGGTCGCGGGGATCTTCGATCCGCCGGCAGGAAGCTTTATCAGGTCGCCTTCATTGCCGTTTGCACCCAGCGATATCGATAGTATGCCGCCTTCTTCTACCGGGCCCAAAACAGCCGCGCCGGCGCCATCACCAAACAATACACATGTAGAGCGATCGCTCCAGTCCGTAATAGCCGATAATTTTTCGGCGGCTATGACCAGCGCGTGCTTATATGTCCCAAGGCTTATGAATTGGCTGGCTATCGCCAGGCCATATATAAAGCCGGAACACGCCACGCTTACATCGAATGCCGGCACTTGTCTCGCGCCAAGTTTTGACTGCACCACACAAGCTGTAGCCGGAAAGAACATATCCGGAGTTATAGTAGCGACTATGATAAGATCTATGTCTTCGATCTTAAGTTTTGCGTCTTCGAGCGCCACTTTCGCGGCTTTCACCGCCATGTCGCTTGTCGCCTCATCGGCGCTGGCGATGCGCCGCTCTTTTATGCCTGTGCGCGTAAATATCCACTCGTCGGTCGTATCGACCATCTTCTCGAGTTCTTTATTGGTAAGCACCCTATCCGGAACATACATCCCAAGCCCGATTATACCCGCTTTTTTCTTTTCACACATATTTATTAATAGCTCTCCAATTCTTCCAGTATGTGCTTATTCACATCCTGCTTCACAAATTCCGCCGCCGTTCTTATGGCGTTCTTTATCGCCTTGGATGAGGAGGAGCCGTGGCTTATTATACAACGGCCGTCAACACCCAACAGCGGCGCGCCGCCTCTCTCCGAATAATCCATCTTCTTCTTTAATTCGGCAAATGCCGAATGGGACAATACAGCGCCTATAGTGGCCAGAAAATCCGCTTTTATCTCCTGCTTCAACGACGTCATTATAGTTTCCGCTATGCTCTCCGAGATCTTCAAAATTACGTTACCGACGAACCCGTCGCAAAGTAT
This genomic interval from Candidatus Omnitrophota bacterium contains the following:
- a CDS encoding beta-ketoacyl-ACP synthase III, encoding MCEKKKAGIIGLGMYVPDRVLTNKELEKMVDTTDEWIFTRTGIKERRIASADEATSDMAVKAAKVALEDAKLKIEDIDLIIVATITPDMFFPATACVVQSKLGARQVPAFDVSVACSGFIYGLAIASQFISLGTYKHALVIAAEKLSAITDWSDRSTCVLFGDGAGAAVLGPVEEGGILSISLGANGNEGDLIKLPAGGSKIPATKETVEGGLHFIKMNGSELFKHAVKIMADAALGATTPLGLKAEDIKLVIPHQANARILNAAAKRMGLKSNQIYLNLERYGNMSAASSAVALAEAEKKGLIKKGDKIVLDAFGGGLTWGAMVIEWSK